A window of the Microscilla marina ATCC 23134 genome harbors these coding sequences:
- a CDS encoding NUDIX hydrolase: MSKDVYPKLQSQLKTRLASELPGITAQARMAPPERFPKDKKDPYQTNAATRVGCVLILLYPDEKQKIHFPLIVRPKYEGVHSGQVAFPGGKQDPEDEDFIATALRETLEEIGVEVSRAQVLGRLSKLYIPPSNFLVYPIVAAIPHEPRFVPSPREVDRMLLVDLLSMLGDAKREIKEVMWQGTKVQLPYYNIEGNTVWGATAMILGEFMTIIEELELSPMLD; the protein is encoded by the coding sequence ATGTCAAAAGATGTTTACCCAAAATTACAATCACAACTTAAAACCCGACTGGCTTCAGAGTTGCCAGGTATAACCGCCCAGGCTAGAATGGCGCCTCCCGAACGTTTTCCAAAAGATAAAAAAGACCCCTACCAAACCAACGCTGCTACTCGTGTAGGTTGCGTGCTCATTTTGTTGTATCCTGACGAAAAACAAAAAATTCATTTTCCTTTGATTGTTCGCCCCAAGTATGAAGGAGTACATAGCGGGCAAGTAGCTTTTCCGGGGGGCAAACAAGACCCCGAAGATGAAGACTTTATAGCTACCGCCTTGCGCGAAACCCTCGAGGAAATAGGTGTAGAAGTAAGCCGCGCCCAGGTGTTGGGCAGACTGAGTAAGCTATACATTCCCCCCAGCAATTTTTTGGTGTATCCCATTGTAGCAGCCATTCCTCATGAACCTCGCTTTGTACCCAGCCCCCGCGAAGTGGATCGTATGTTGTTGGTAGATTTGTTGAGCATGTTGGGTGATGCCAAACGAGAAATAAAAGAAGTAATGTGGCAGGGAACCAAAGTACAATTACCTTATTATAACATTGAAGGCAATACGGTATGGGGAGCTACTGCAATGATTTTGGGTGAGTTTATGACCATTATCGAGGAGTTAGAACTCTCACCAATGTTGGATTGA
- a CDS encoding citrate synthase — protein MSNFAELTIDGKTYKLPVYEGSEGEKSVDITKLRAQTGLVTLDSGFKNTGATTSGITFLNGEAGVLRYRGYAIEDLAEHASFLEVAYLLIYGNLPNPEELNHFTSEITRRTLVNEGVKKIFAGFPVNAHPMGVMASLASSLASFYPESIDPHRTPDLVNLTIIRLLAKFPTLAAWSYKNSNGHPVNYPRNKLNYVQNFMQMMFALPTYEYEIDPDVEEALNKLLILHADHEQNCSTSAVRLVGSSQASLYSSVSAGISALWGPLHGGANQQVIEMLDKIHQDGGDVKKYIEKAKDKNDTFRLMGFGHRVYKNFDPRARIIKKSCDKVLNKLGIKDPTLEIAKKLEETALNDDYFVERKLYPNVDFYSGIIYRALGFPIDMFTVMFTLGRLPGWIAQWKEMREAQQPISRPRQIYTGSTARDFVKLEDRGSATDLINIARIKRRK, from the coding sequence ATGTCAAATTTTGCTGAACTTACCATTGACGGTAAAACTTATAAACTCCCTGTGTATGAAGGAAGTGAAGGAGAAAAATCAGTTGATATTACCAAATTACGTGCACAAACGGGCTTGGTAACGCTTGATTCAGGATTTAAAAACACTGGAGCAACCACCAGTGGTATTACATTTCTTAATGGTGAAGCAGGAGTATTGCGTTATCGTGGATACGCCATTGAAGATTTGGCTGAACATGCCAGCTTTTTGGAAGTAGCCTACCTTTTGATATACGGAAACTTACCTAACCCTGAAGAGCTCAACCATTTTACTTCAGAAATTACCCGCCGAACCCTTGTAAACGAAGGTGTAAAGAAAATTTTCGCCGGTTTCCCGGTAAATGCCCACCCTATGGGGGTAATGGCCTCGCTTGCTTCTTCATTGGCTTCATTTTATCCAGAGTCTATTGATCCACACCGTACTCCAGACCTGGTAAACCTTACCATTATTCGTTTGCTTGCCAAGTTCCCAACTTTAGCAGCCTGGTCTTACAAAAACTCTAATGGCCACCCGGTAAACTACCCACGCAACAAGTTAAACTATGTGCAAAACTTCATGCAGATGATGTTTGCCTTGCCTACTTATGAGTATGAGATTGATCCTGATGTAGAAGAAGCCCTTAACAAGCTATTGATCTTGCACGCCGATCACGAACAAAACTGCTCTACTTCTGCAGTACGCCTGGTAGGTTCATCACAAGCCAGCTTGTACTCTTCTGTTTCGGCAGGTATCAGCGCTTTGTGGGGACCTTTGCATGGAGGTGCCAACCAACAAGTGATTGAAATGTTGGATAAAATCCATCAAGATGGTGGTGATGTGAAAAAATACATCGAAAAAGCTAAAGACAAAAACGATACTTTCCGTTTGATGGGTTTTGGACACCGGGTATACAAAAACTTTGACCCACGTGCCCGAATCATCAAAAAGTCTTGCGATAAGGTGTTGAACAAGTTAGGTATTAAAGACCCCACCTTAGAAATTGCCAAGAAACTAGAAGAAACTGCCTTAAATGACGATTACTTCGTAGAAAGAAAACTATATCCTAATGTTGATTTCTACTCTGGTATTATCTATCGTGCGTTAGGTTTCCCAATTGATATGTTTACAGTAATGTTTACTTTGGGTCGCCTGCCAGGTTGGATTGCTCAATGGAAAGAAATGCGTGAAGCACAACAACCCATTAGCCGTCCCCGTCAGATTTATACTGGGTCTACAGCGCGTGACTTTGTAAAACTAGAAGACAGAGGTAGTGCCACTGACTTGATCAACATTGCCCGCATCAAGCGCAGAAAGTAA